One window from the genome of Carassius carassius chromosome 15, fCarCar2.1, whole genome shotgun sequence encodes:
- the atn1 gene encoding atrophin-1 isoform X2 has translation MKTRTNKESMPARSGRRRGGSEERRGRRPHPSPSRAERNERQTQRTAGEELAVGRFSRRSQGHDSSESEGEEHVPPPKRQKVQDSSNPPAPTLSTNTPTSAPPPTSNNSQSRESDNEDGQSQGSRSSVGGSLANSSSSISSGRDIDQDNRSSSPSLSASPLASLDSESDSPDSPKQGDKNKDGGTSKCVAEDRRGSGRGEDSRPEDQSEGGTEGDLSSLKSSSSLYTSHRGMLDNASDASNNRKSYFPLDSKLANKVEYTGPGGPETIHTCSRIPSKASTQCGKPGVGVAEYSHGNSNLSHGPTLPPPPALKPLEVGQNVPSGESKADKPEKGDKSVPPSLLPQTSTVSQQPPPPNTHHYTPTSWSGGPPSSCPGNWGYVRYPGNHHTHSSQQPPVQQQLPSVYNSPSSTRHSTHPPYLSHPHPQPHKEFLPRYSNAAERERGGREFGNRDFPASNSSSNANSNNGSICASTSGGGGPNSNVGRDFGNSLPGQKREYSANRDGSAGPQSGREYGPGFKDRDRGTGREFPLQNQQHQAQGREFGTESTGGGGCHPRNKDSRWGDLAGQVREAGSNTYAGNANQAPVGVPPSALPSATLVNRDPASSPQNSSGHPPFSSANSIPTNRDYSSPMDTNVQQTLQGQNPHVPFNTADLSAPPHYLREYPPPGSKDPDPPPGSTSSSVPLSGVPREFPSPPELAPNLILEYSGGPPLPHHPQYPGQTALPMQHRDREREKDNTTSALHSNRNHPPSLSPSSSGSGPGHPTSASYPPPPSTSSHCQPPTITSLPGNLARQGPYSSSSQTPPTPLSPLPSPSTNPMGGFSPFPSTSAPSVPLPASGVSTSCPSGCRPTPYHGTLSSHTTFSSSYHGNGNHGNSNASGNAPNNSNSTSMPSLLHSPQNTKVQLHLSNPSHNNTASTPSTSVGVEGHSDSPSGPVPPPAIKEEPVEEREELESPPPVLRSPSPEPKPVDIPIHASQSARFHRVLDRGSGNSCARSDVLFVPLDGSKLWKKRNEAIERARREVEQRARDLQEKEREREREKERERDLDRHIQKDSSTSAGLGATATRQGSSLFFPPSSSILLDPSSSSSSSVNSSHPAAHPQHYHAHHASHPHAIHPSHHLHPSLSHSIPHSLLLPSMAGGSPVVGGPQGALGIGLGGPYLGPDTPALRTLSEYARPHAMSPLGVASRAHVHHPHFHHHPHPHAHAHAHAHAHANAHPHVHPSIFLSQFQNPSLAHPHHLPADAATAAAILGFLYGGGLEGGPAHPGHGPGPGGLAGAGLGGMGFPHAVAAQRERVKPGFEFKSEERVYTAGALANPAIALSHAHSHTHSHSLLLGGGAGGGAPGSEVTLYGTTPPPAPPPQALAAAARNPNPVPPTLSVPPTSSILPASLPAHQAPAGAPVTPAAPSPAPPPQPPPPPPPPPPTASSLHHPTPHSTFPNTHPSCQPPPLLTQATHSERYPTPVRTPPSTERARSVERERERVMPATERERERDRERTGTGGGAAGGGTATAGGTGGGDSLARLQMLNVTPHHHQHSHIHSHLHLHQQDTAAGGVHPLMDPLASGSPLARLPYPGAALGPPILAQSLTDSEVLRQQLFGGPFREMPQSSSLGGSMSAAHQLQAMQQAQSAEIQFQRLALEQQWIHHHHHSLAQDEYYSHLKKESDKTL, from the exons ATGAAGACCCGAACCAACAAAGAATCG ATGCCCGCTCGTAGTGGACGCAGGAGGGGGGGCAGCGAGGAAAGGAGGGGTAGACGTCCGCACCCCAGCCCCTCCCGAGCAGAGCGCAATGAAAGGCAAACA CAAAGAACTGCCGGAGAGGAATTGGCTGTTGGACGTTTCAGCCGGCGATCTCAAGGCCATGATTCATCAGAAAGTGAAGGGGAAGAGCATGTGCCACCTCCCAAAAGACAGAAAGTCCAG GACTCCTCCAATCCCCCAGCTCCAACCCTTTCAACTAACACTCCGACTTCAGCTCCACCTCCAACGTCAAACAACAGTCAATCAAGAGAAAGTGACAATGAGGATGGCCAATCACAAGGCAGTCGGAGCTCAGTTGGAGGCAGCTTAGCCAACAGTAGCAGCAGCATAAGCAGTGGACGGGACATTGACCAGGACAATCGGTCCTCTTCTCCAAGTCTCTCTGCTTCCCCCTTGGCCAGTTTGGATTCTGAATCTGACTCTCCAGATTCACCAAAGCAGGGTGATAAAAACAAAGATGGAGGGACATCAAAATGTGTAGCAGAGGATCGGAGAGGCTCAGGGAGAGGTGAGGATAGCAGACCAGAGGACCAGAGTGAGGGAGGAACGGAGGGAGATTTGTCTTCGTTAAAGTCTTCATCATCCCTATATACATCTCATCGTGGAATGTTGGACAACGCAAGTGATGCAAGCAACAACAGGAAGTCATACTTCCCCCTAGATTCCAAGCTTGCAAACAAAGTGGAGTATACAGGTCCTGGTGGTCCCGAAACGATACACACCTGCAGTCGCATCCCTTCTAAAGCAAGCACTCAGTGTGGGAAACCTGGGGTGGGAGTAGCTGAGTATTCCCATGGGAATTCAAATCTGAGCCATGGACCAACACTCCCACCTCCACCTGCCCTGAAACCTCTAGAGGTGGGGCAGAATGTTCCAAGTGGGGAAAGTAAAGCAGACAAACCAGAGAAAGGTGATAAGTCTGTTCCACCCTCCTTGCTTCCACAAACTAGTACTGTTTCCCAGCAACCTCCACCTCCCAACACTCACCATTACACCCCCACCAGCTGGTCAGGGGGACCTCCCTCTAGTTGTCCTGGCAACTGGGGATATGTACGTTATCCAGGTAACCACCACACACATTCAAGCCAGCAGCCTCCAGTACAGCAACAGCTGCCCTCTGTGTACAATTCTCCTTCTTCTACCCGACACTCCACCCACCCACCTTACCTATCTCACCCTCATCCCCAACCACACAAAGAGTTCCTGCCCAGGTATAGCAATGCAGCTGAGCGGGAGAGGGGTGGGAGGGAATTTGGCAACAGAGACTTCCCTGCTAGTAATAGCAGTAGCAATGCAAACAGCAACAATGGTAGCATCTGTGCTAGCACTTCTGGTGGTGGAGGACCCAACTCTAATGTGGGCCGGGATTTTGGGAATTCGCTACCTGGACAGAAAAGAGAATATAGTGCAAACCGGGATGGATCTGCAGGACCACAGAGTGGTCGGGAATATGGACCAGGGTTTAAAGATCGGGATCGAGGAACTGGGAGGGAATTTCCTTTGCAAAACCAGCAACATCAAGCACAGGGTAGAGAGTTTGGAACTGAAAGCACTGGAGGGGGTGGGTGTCATCCAAGAAACAAGGACAGCAGGTGGGGTGATTTAGCAGGCCAAGTTAGGGAGGCAGGGAGTAACACTTATGCTGGTAATGCCAATCAAGCACCTGTAGGTGTTCCACCATCTGCTTTACCTTCGGCGACCCTGGTGAACCGTGACCCAGCCAGTTCACCACAAAACAGCTCTGGTCATCCTCCCTTTTCCTCTGCAAATTCCATCCCCACAAATAGAGACTATTCTTCTCCAATGGATACAAATGTGCAGCAAACACTACAAGGACAGAACCCCCATGTACCCTTCAATACTGCAGACCTTTCAGCCCCTCCACACTATTTAAGAGAGTACCCTCCTCCAGGGTCAAAGGATCCGGACCCACCCCCTGGATCAACCTCTTCTTCTGTTCCACTTTCTGGTGTGCCAAGGGAGTTCCCGAGCCCACCTGAACTGGCACCAAATCTTATTCTGGAATATTCTGGAGGACCTCCACTTCCACATCACCCTCAATATCCTGGACAGACAGCCTTGCCTATGCAgcatagagacagagagagggaaaaGGACAACACTACATCTGCTCTTCATTCAAATCGCAATCACCCTCCATCCCTTTCTCCTTCATCGAGTGGTTCTGGACCTGGTCATCCCACCTCTGCTTCTTATCCTCCTCCACCCTCCACTAGCTCACATTGTCAGCCCCCAACTATTACATCCCTTCCGGGGAATCTAGCTCGACAGGGCCCATATTCTTCATCCAGTCAGACTCCACCAACCCCACTCTCTCCTCTTCCCAGTCCCTCAACCAATCCAATGGGAGGGTTTAGTCCTTTTCCATCAACCTCTGCTCCTTCTGTACCACTTCCTGCATCAGGTGTGTCCACCTCTTGTCCATCAGGTTGCAGGCCTACTCCTTACCATGGCACTTTAAGCAGTCATACTACTTTCAGTAGCTCTTACCATGGCAACGGTAACCATGGAAATAGCAATGCTAGTGGCAATGCTCCCAACAACAGCAATAGTACTAGCATGCCATCATTACTGCACTCTCCTCAAAACACTAAAGTGCAACTGCATCTCAGTAACCCCAGTCATAACAACACTGCTTCAACCCCTAGCACATCTGTTGGAGTAGAAGGTCACTCTGATTCACCTTCTGGCCCTGTGCCACCACCTGCCATCAAGGAGGAGCCAGTAGAAGAGAGGGAGGAGTTGGAGAGCCCTCCTCCAGTTCTCCGAAGTCCTTCCCCAGAACCAAAACCTGTTGACATTCCAATTCATGCCAGCCAATCAGCTCG GTTTCACAGGGTTCTTGACCGGGGAAGTGGGAACTCTTGTGCCCGTAGTGATGTTCTATTTGTTCCGCTTGATGGTTCTAAGCTTTGGAAGAAGAGAAATGAGGCCATAGAACGTGCTCGTAGAGAGGTCGAACAACGCGCAAGAGATCTGCAAGAGAAAGAgcgagaacgagagagagaaaaggagagagaaagagacttgGACAGACATATTCAG aaggACAGTAGCACAAGTGCAGGATTAGGAGCTACAGCTACACGCCAGGGCTCTTCCCTCTTCTTTCCTCCTTCTTCCTCCATCCTTCTAGACCCTTCatcatcttcctcatcctctgtgaactcctcacatccagcagcCCATCCACAGCACTACCATGCCCACCATGCCTCACACCCCCATGCCATTCACCCCTCTCATCATCTGCATCCCTCTCTTTCTCATTCCATTCCTCATTCTCTTCTCCTTCCTTCTATGGCAGGGGGCTCTCCAGTTGTTGGAGGTCCTCAGGGTGCTCTTGGCATTGGGCTTGGGGGTCCATATTTGGGGCCTGATACCCCAGCCCTCAGAACCCTGAGTGAGTATGCCCGTCCTCATGCAATGTCTCCGCTGGGTGTTGCCAGTCGCGCACATGTACACCATCCCCACTTTCACCACCACCCTCACCCACATGCgcatgcacatgcacatgcacatgcacatgctAACGCTCATCCCCATGTGCATCCTTCAATTTTCCTGTCCCAATTCCAAAACCCATCTCTCGCACATCCCCACCACCTTCCAGCCGACGCTGCCACGGCTGCTGCCATTCTGGGCTTTTTATATGGGGGTGGGCTGGAGGGGGGCCCCGCCCATCCAGGGCATGGTCCTGGACCTGGGGGGTTGGCTGGAGCGGGGCTTGGAGGAATGGGATTCCCTCATGCTGTAGCTGCTCAAAGAGAGCGTGTGAAGCCAGGATTTGAGTTTAAGAGCGAGGAGCGTGTCTACACAGCTGGAGCCTTAGCCAACCCGGCAATAGCTTTGTCACacgcacactcgcacacacactcacactccttGCTGCTGGGGGGTGGGGCTGGAGGCGGAGCTCCTGGTAGTGAGGTTACCCTTTATGGTACAACTCCACCCCCCGCACCGCCCCCTCAAGCTTTAGCCGCAGCAGCTAGGAATCCAAATCCTGTCCCTCCAACTCTGTCAGTCCCACCAACCTCCTCTATTCTTCCAGCCTCACTTCCTGCCCACCAGGCTCCAGCCGGAGCCCCAGTGACACCAGCAGCCCCCTCCCCTGCCCCTCCTCCTCAACCTCCCCccccaccacctcctcctcctccaacagCCTCATCTCTTCATCACCCCACTCCACATTCTACCTTTCCAAATACACACCCTTCTTGTCAGCCCCCACCCCTCCTAACTCAGGCTACGCACTCTGAACGATATCCCACCCCCGTTCGCACTCCTCCCAGCACTGAACGTGCAAGGAGCGTGGAGAGGGAAAGGGAGAGAGTGATGCCTGCCacagagagggagcgagagagggATAGGGAAAGGACAGGGACAGGTGGAGGAGCAGCAGGAGGAGGCACAGCGACTGCAGGAGGCACAGGAGGAGGAGATTCTCTCGCCCGGCTACAGATGCTGAACGTGACTCCTCATCATCACCAGCATTCACATATTCACTCTCACCTACATCTGCACCAGCAGGACACAG CCGCGGGAGGGGTACACCCCCTGATGGATCCGCTGGCATCAGGGTCTCCCCTGGCCCGTCTGCCATACCCAGGGGCTGCTCTTGGGCCTCCCATCCTGGCACAATCCCTCACTGACAGCGAGGTGCTTCGACAGCAGCTCTTTG GAGGTCCTTTCCGTGAGATGCCCCAGTCCTCGTCTCTGGGTGGATCCATGTCTGCAGCACACCAGCTCCAGGCAATGCAGCAGGCTCAGAGTGCCGAGATTCAGTTCCAGAGACTTGCCCTGGAACAGCAGTGGATCCACCACCATCATCACTCCCTCGCCCAGGACGAGTACTACAG CCACCTAAAGAAAGAGAGTGACAAAACGCTGTGA
- the atn1 gene encoding atrophin-1 isoform X4 — translation MKTRTNKESMPARSGRRRGGSEERRGRRPHPSPSRAERNERQTQRTAGEELAVGRFSRRSQGHDSSESEGEEHVPPPKRQKVQDSSNPPAPTLSTNTPTSAPPPTSNNSQSRESDNEDGQSQGSRSSVGGSLANSSSSISSGRDIDQDNRSSSPSLSASPLASLDSESDSPDSPKQGDKNKDGGTSKCVAEDRRGSGRGEDSRPEDQSEGGTEGDLSSLKSSSSLYTSHRGMLDNASDASNNRKSYFPLDSKLANKVEYTGPGGPETIHTCSRIPSKASTQCGKPGVGVAEYSHGNSNLSHGPTLPPPPALKPLEVGQNVPSGESKADKPEKGDKSVPPSLLPQTSTVSQQPPPPNTHHYTPTSWSGGPPSSCPGNWGYVRYPGNHHTHSSQQPPVQQQLPSVYNSPSSTRHSTHPPYLSHPHPQPHKEFLPRYSNAAERERGGREFGNRDFPASNSSSNANSNNGSICASTSGGGGPNSNVGRDFGNSLPGQKREYSANRDGSAGPQSGREYGPGFKDRDRGTGREFPLQNQQHQAQGREFGTESTGGGGCHPRNKDSRWGDLAGQVREAGSNTYAGNANQAPVGVPPSALPSATLVNRDPASSPQNSSGHPPFSSANSIPTNRDYSSPMDTNVQQTLQGQNPHVPFNTADLSAPPHYLREYPPPGSKDPDPPPGSTSSSVPLSGVPREFPSPPELAPNLILEYSGGPPLPHHPQYPGQTALPMQHRDREREKDNTTSALHSNRNHPPSLSPSSSGSGPGHPTSASYPPPPSTSSHCQPPTITSLPGNLARQGPYSSSSQTPPTPLSPLPSPSTNPMGGFSPFPSTSAPSVPLPASGVSTSCPSGCRPTPYHGTLSSHTTFSSSYHGNGNHGNSNASGNAPNNSNSTSMPSLLHSPQNTKVQLHLSNPSHNNTASTPSTSVGVEGHSDSPSGPVPPPAIKEEPVEEREELESPPPVLRSPSPEPKPVDIPIHASQSARFHRVLDRGSGNSCARSDVLFVPLDGSKLWKKRNEAIERARREVEQRARDLQEKEREREREKERERDLDRHIQQKDSSTSAGLGATATRQGSSLFFPPSSSILLDPSSSSSSSVNSSHPAAHPQHYHAHHASHPHAIHPSHHLHPSLSHSIPHSLLLPSMAGGSPVVGGPQGALGIGLGGPYLGPDTPALRTLSEYARPHAMSPLGVASRAHVHHPHFHHHPHPHAHAHAHAHAHANAHPHVHPSIFLSQFQNPSLAHPHHLPADAATAAAILGFLYGGGLEGGPAHPGHGPGPGGLAGAGLGGMGFPHAVAAQRERVKPGFEFKSEERVYTAGALANPAIALSHAHSHTHSHSLLLGGGAGGGAPGSEVTLYGTTPPPAPPPQALAAAARNPNPVPPTLSVPPTSSILPASLPAHQAPAGAPVTPAAPSPAPPPQPPPPPPPPPPTASSLHHPTPHSTFPNTHPSCQPPPLLTQATHSERYPTPVRTPPSTERARSVERERERVMPATERERERDRERTGTGGGAAGGGTATAGGTGGGDSLARLQMLNVTPHHHQHSHIHSHLHLHQQDTGGPFREMPQSSSLGGSMSAAHQLQAMQQAQSAEIQFQRLALEQQWIHHHHHSLAQDEYYSHLKKESDKTL, via the exons ATGAAGACCCGAACCAACAAAGAATCG ATGCCCGCTCGTAGTGGACGCAGGAGGGGGGGCAGCGAGGAAAGGAGGGGTAGACGTCCGCACCCCAGCCCCTCCCGAGCAGAGCGCAATGAAAGGCAAACA CAAAGAACTGCCGGAGAGGAATTGGCTGTTGGACGTTTCAGCCGGCGATCTCAAGGCCATGATTCATCAGAAAGTGAAGGGGAAGAGCATGTGCCACCTCCCAAAAGACAGAAAGTCCAG GACTCCTCCAATCCCCCAGCTCCAACCCTTTCAACTAACACTCCGACTTCAGCTCCACCTCCAACGTCAAACAACAGTCAATCAAGAGAAAGTGACAATGAGGATGGCCAATCACAAGGCAGTCGGAGCTCAGTTGGAGGCAGCTTAGCCAACAGTAGCAGCAGCATAAGCAGTGGACGGGACATTGACCAGGACAATCGGTCCTCTTCTCCAAGTCTCTCTGCTTCCCCCTTGGCCAGTTTGGATTCTGAATCTGACTCTCCAGATTCACCAAAGCAGGGTGATAAAAACAAAGATGGAGGGACATCAAAATGTGTAGCAGAGGATCGGAGAGGCTCAGGGAGAGGTGAGGATAGCAGACCAGAGGACCAGAGTGAGGGAGGAACGGAGGGAGATTTGTCTTCGTTAAAGTCTTCATCATCCCTATATACATCTCATCGTGGAATGTTGGACAACGCAAGTGATGCAAGCAACAACAGGAAGTCATACTTCCCCCTAGATTCCAAGCTTGCAAACAAAGTGGAGTATACAGGTCCTGGTGGTCCCGAAACGATACACACCTGCAGTCGCATCCCTTCTAAAGCAAGCACTCAGTGTGGGAAACCTGGGGTGGGAGTAGCTGAGTATTCCCATGGGAATTCAAATCTGAGCCATGGACCAACACTCCCACCTCCACCTGCCCTGAAACCTCTAGAGGTGGGGCAGAATGTTCCAAGTGGGGAAAGTAAAGCAGACAAACCAGAGAAAGGTGATAAGTCTGTTCCACCCTCCTTGCTTCCACAAACTAGTACTGTTTCCCAGCAACCTCCACCTCCCAACACTCACCATTACACCCCCACCAGCTGGTCAGGGGGACCTCCCTCTAGTTGTCCTGGCAACTGGGGATATGTACGTTATCCAGGTAACCACCACACACATTCAAGCCAGCAGCCTCCAGTACAGCAACAGCTGCCCTCTGTGTACAATTCTCCTTCTTCTACCCGACACTCCACCCACCCACCTTACCTATCTCACCCTCATCCCCAACCACACAAAGAGTTCCTGCCCAGGTATAGCAATGCAGCTGAGCGGGAGAGGGGTGGGAGGGAATTTGGCAACAGAGACTTCCCTGCTAGTAATAGCAGTAGCAATGCAAACAGCAACAATGGTAGCATCTGTGCTAGCACTTCTGGTGGTGGAGGACCCAACTCTAATGTGGGCCGGGATTTTGGGAATTCGCTACCTGGACAGAAAAGAGAATATAGTGCAAACCGGGATGGATCTGCAGGACCACAGAGTGGTCGGGAATATGGACCAGGGTTTAAAGATCGGGATCGAGGAACTGGGAGGGAATTTCCTTTGCAAAACCAGCAACATCAAGCACAGGGTAGAGAGTTTGGAACTGAAAGCACTGGAGGGGGTGGGTGTCATCCAAGAAACAAGGACAGCAGGTGGGGTGATTTAGCAGGCCAAGTTAGGGAGGCAGGGAGTAACACTTATGCTGGTAATGCCAATCAAGCACCTGTAGGTGTTCCACCATCTGCTTTACCTTCGGCGACCCTGGTGAACCGTGACCCAGCCAGTTCACCACAAAACAGCTCTGGTCATCCTCCCTTTTCCTCTGCAAATTCCATCCCCACAAATAGAGACTATTCTTCTCCAATGGATACAAATGTGCAGCAAACACTACAAGGACAGAACCCCCATGTACCCTTCAATACTGCAGACCTTTCAGCCCCTCCACACTATTTAAGAGAGTACCCTCCTCCAGGGTCAAAGGATCCGGACCCACCCCCTGGATCAACCTCTTCTTCTGTTCCACTTTCTGGTGTGCCAAGGGAGTTCCCGAGCCCACCTGAACTGGCACCAAATCTTATTCTGGAATATTCTGGAGGACCTCCACTTCCACATCACCCTCAATATCCTGGACAGACAGCCTTGCCTATGCAgcatagagacagagagagggaaaaGGACAACACTACATCTGCTCTTCATTCAAATCGCAATCACCCTCCATCCCTTTCTCCTTCATCGAGTGGTTCTGGACCTGGTCATCCCACCTCTGCTTCTTATCCTCCTCCACCCTCCACTAGCTCACATTGTCAGCCCCCAACTATTACATCCCTTCCGGGGAATCTAGCTCGACAGGGCCCATATTCTTCATCCAGTCAGACTCCACCAACCCCACTCTCTCCTCTTCCCAGTCCCTCAACCAATCCAATGGGAGGGTTTAGTCCTTTTCCATCAACCTCTGCTCCTTCTGTACCACTTCCTGCATCAGGTGTGTCCACCTCTTGTCCATCAGGTTGCAGGCCTACTCCTTACCATGGCACTTTAAGCAGTCATACTACTTTCAGTAGCTCTTACCATGGCAACGGTAACCATGGAAATAGCAATGCTAGTGGCAATGCTCCCAACAACAGCAATAGTACTAGCATGCCATCATTACTGCACTCTCCTCAAAACACTAAAGTGCAACTGCATCTCAGTAACCCCAGTCATAACAACACTGCTTCAACCCCTAGCACATCTGTTGGAGTAGAAGGTCACTCTGATTCACCTTCTGGCCCTGTGCCACCACCTGCCATCAAGGAGGAGCCAGTAGAAGAGAGGGAGGAGTTGGAGAGCCCTCCTCCAGTTCTCCGAAGTCCTTCCCCAGAACCAAAACCTGTTGACATTCCAATTCATGCCAGCCAATCAGCTCG GTTTCACAGGGTTCTTGACCGGGGAAGTGGGAACTCTTGTGCCCGTAGTGATGTTCTATTTGTTCCGCTTGATGGTTCTAAGCTTTGGAAGAAGAGAAATGAGGCCATAGAACGTGCTCGTAGAGAGGTCGAACAACGCGCAAGAGATCTGCAAGAGAAAGAgcgagaacgagagagagaaaaggagagagaaagagacttgGACAGACATATTCAG cagaaggACAGTAGCACAAGTGCAGGATTAGGAGCTACAGCTACACGCCAGGGCTCTTCCCTCTTCTTTCCTCCTTCTTCCTCCATCCTTCTAGACCCTTCatcatcttcctcatcctctgtgaactcctcacatccagcagcCCATCCACAGCACTACCATGCCCACCATGCCTCACACCCCCATGCCATTCACCCCTCTCATCATCTGCATCCCTCTCTTTCTCATTCCATTCCTCATTCTCTTCTCCTTCCTTCTATGGCAGGGGGCTCTCCAGTTGTTGGAGGTCCTCAGGGTGCTCTTGGCATTGGGCTTGGGGGTCCATATTTGGGGCCTGATACCCCAGCCCTCAGAACCCTGAGTGAGTATGCCCGTCCTCATGCAATGTCTCCGCTGGGTGTTGCCAGTCGCGCACATGTACACCATCCCCACTTTCACCACCACCCTCACCCACATGCgcatgcacatgcacatgcacatgcacatgctAACGCTCATCCCCATGTGCATCCTTCAATTTTCCTGTCCCAATTCCAAAACCCATCTCTCGCACATCCCCACCACCTTCCAGCCGACGCTGCCACGGCTGCTGCCATTCTGGGCTTTTTATATGGGGGTGGGCTGGAGGGGGGCCCCGCCCATCCAGGGCATGGTCCTGGACCTGGGGGGTTGGCTGGAGCGGGGCTTGGAGGAATGGGATTCCCTCATGCTGTAGCTGCTCAAAGAGAGCGTGTGAAGCCAGGATTTGAGTTTAAGAGCGAGGAGCGTGTCTACACAGCTGGAGCCTTAGCCAACCCGGCAATAGCTTTGTCACacgcacactcgcacacacactcacactccttGCTGCTGGGGGGTGGGGCTGGAGGCGGAGCTCCTGGTAGTGAGGTTACCCTTTATGGTACAACTCCACCCCCCGCACCGCCCCCTCAAGCTTTAGCCGCAGCAGCTAGGAATCCAAATCCTGTCCCTCCAACTCTGTCAGTCCCACCAACCTCCTCTATTCTTCCAGCCTCACTTCCTGCCCACCAGGCTCCAGCCGGAGCCCCAGTGACACCAGCAGCCCCCTCCCCTGCCCCTCCTCCTCAACCTCCCCccccaccacctcctcctcctccaacagCCTCATCTCTTCATCACCCCACTCCACATTCTACCTTTCCAAATACACACCCTTCTTGTCAGCCCCCACCCCTCCTAACTCAGGCTACGCACTCTGAACGATATCCCACCCCCGTTCGCACTCCTCCCAGCACTGAACGTGCAAGGAGCGTGGAGAGGGAAAGGGAGAGAGTGATGCCTGCCacagagagggagcgagagagggATAGGGAAAGGACAGGGACAGGTGGAGGAGCAGCAGGAGGAGGCACAGCGACTGCAGGAGGCACAGGAGGAGGAGATTCTCTCGCCCGGCTACAGATGCTGAACGTGACTCCTCATCATCACCAGCATTCACATATTCACTCTCACCTACATCTGCACCAGCAGGACACAG GAGGTCCTTTCCGTGAGATGCCCCAGTCCTCGTCTCTGGGTGGATCCATGTCTGCAGCACACCAGCTCCAGGCAATGCAGCAGGCTCAGAGTGCCGAGATTCAGTTCCAGAGACTTGCCCTGGAACAGCAGTGGATCCACCACCATCATCACTCCCTCGCCCAGGACGAGTACTACAG CCACCTAAAGAAAGAGAGTGACAAAACGCTGTGA